One Peribacillus simplex NBRC 15720 = DSM 1321 genomic region harbors:
- a CDS encoding PLP-dependent aminotransferase family protein produces MLKYVALCNEFESLIQNGQLKAGFKLPSIRQLSEQHQCSKSTVLKALQELEKKHLIYAVPKSGYYVVQKEFDGKRKPTAEIDFVTSAPAWHQFPYHDFQHCINKAIDTYQQELFIYGTPKGLPSLIKVIQKQLEQYQVFAKEEQIFITSGVQQALSLLTFIPFPNERTHILVEQPSYHLFVEQLKAYKISVLGIQRTAEGIDLEELERIFSSQEIKFFYTMPRFHNPLGTSYSKKDKEEILKLAVKYGVYIVEDDYLADFEENMKVDPIFSGDTHQMVIYLKSFSKIMFPGLRIGVAVLPKPLAVSFQLYKRTADIDSSMISQAALEIYIKSGMFERHRNKVRLSYLGRANLLYDALEKHSTPGFYRPASICMNAHIVLPHRLNSAHLIKNLQNQQVLVETIGQNYIDGFHQEKILKLNVSNTNIQKLDQGIALIFKELNKKENYYL; encoded by the coding sequence ATGTTAAAATACGTAGCTTTGTGTAATGAATTTGAATCTCTCATCCAGAATGGACAGCTCAAAGCGGGCTTTAAACTCCCATCGATTCGTCAATTAAGCGAACAACATCAATGTAGTAAAAGTACAGTTTTGAAAGCTCTGCAAGAATTGGAAAAGAAGCATTTAATCTACGCGGTTCCTAAAAGTGGATATTATGTCGTTCAAAAAGAATTTGATGGTAAAAGAAAACCAACAGCGGAAATCGACTTTGTTACTTCCGCTCCCGCTTGGCATCAATTTCCGTATCATGACTTTCAACATTGCATCAACAAAGCCATCGATACCTATCAGCAAGAATTGTTTATCTATGGCACTCCAAAAGGACTACCCTCTTTAATAAAAGTGATACAAAAACAATTAGAGCAGTATCAGGTTTTCGCCAAAGAAGAACAGATTTTCATTACTTCAGGCGTGCAACAAGCACTTTCCTTATTAACGTTCATCCCTTTTCCAAATGAACGTACCCATATACTAGTTGAACAGCCTAGTTATCATCTATTTGTGGAGCAATTAAAAGCGTACAAGATTTCCGTGCTAGGAATCCAACGAACTGCAGAAGGTATTGATTTAGAGGAATTAGAGCGGATTTTTAGCAGTCAGGAAATTAAATTCTTTTATACGATGCCTCGTTTCCATAATCCGTTAGGGACTTCTTACTCTAAAAAGGACAAAGAAGAGATACTAAAACTTGCTGTAAAGTATGGTGTCTATATTGTAGAAGATGATTATTTAGCAGATTTCGAAGAGAATATGAAGGTAGACCCCATTTTTTCCGGGGATACTCATCAAATGGTCATTTATTTAAAAAGCTTCTCTAAAATAATGTTTCCAGGACTACGCATAGGTGTTGCCGTATTGCCTAAACCATTAGCGGTCAGCTTCCAACTATATAAAAGAACAGCTGATATTGATAGTTCCATGATTTCACAAGCAGCCTTGGAAATCTACATAAAAAGCGGTATGTTTGAACGCCATAGAAACAAGGTACGGCTCTCCTATTTAGGGCGTGCAAATTTGCTATATGATGCTCTAGAAAAGCACTCTACTCCAGGCTTTTATCGCCCAGCATCCATATGTATGAACGCACATATCGTACTGCCTCATCGTTTAAATAGTGCTCACCTCATCAAAAACTTACAAAATCAACAAGTACTGGTAGAGACTATAGGTCAAAATTATATAGATGGCTTTCACCAGGAAAAAATATTAAAACTAAACGTGTCCAATACAAATATACAAAAACTTGACCAAGGAATAGCTCTTATTT